ATCCACACAAAAATTCAGAATAAAAAAAAAATATTTGACCACTTTTTTTGCGGTACTGTTCGTCCAGGAGCAAATGCTCCCAGAGCCAAAACGCCCCTCTCGTAGCATCTGCAGCTAACCAGTGCATAGAGACCAAATCGCGCCCGAGTGGCTCTTAACATGTCGAAAAAAAAAGAACGCAAAGAACAACCCTGAGTTTATGTAAATACAGATGCAGAAAGTTTTAACCTCAGTTAAGAAAAACATTTTTTTGGTGATAAAAGAAAATCAGTCAAGTGCTGTTTGGAATTCCATAAATACAAATTCTAATGTGATATAGCACATTTTTTGACTGGATTATATTCTCtctctttttgttgttgttgaaaatTCAGCTTGATTTACACTGAATAAAATAATATCCCCTGAGCGATGGGCTTTGCAGTTCGTGGACTGAGGGCCTTCAAGCCCAATGACGTggtgagttgttgttgttgttaaccAACCCTAGCTAGCTGTAGGCCGGCCCAGGTCGCACGCAGACGAGCCGCCGCCGGCGCAAACTCTGTCTCCGGGGAGTGGAGCGGCGGCGCAGCGGGTGGAGGCTCGTCTTGCGGCGGCGACTTTGTGCGGTGCGTGCGGCCGCAGGACGTGACCAGGTTTTCCCCTCAGCTCGCCGCAAACTCTCCTTCCGGGGAGAAGCGGCCTCGGCGTCGGCGGCGCAGCGAGTGAGGCGACGGCGACTCCGTGCGGCCGCGGGTGCAATCCCAGGTTCGCCCCTCAGCCCATTGATCCCAACTCCCAACTCCGAAACTTATTAGGAATGTGAATGGTGACTGAGTAGATAGATTTTCGGCGACCTCGTTGCAGGTTCGTCATGTCGTCGTTCGCCGGCGTAACTGTCCTCGACGGACACAACCAGTGCCATTGCGAAATGTCGGGCGTCTACGCCAGCGCCGGTGTGGACGCCGGGTACCACCTGCTCATTGTCAAGGGCTACTCGCGTACCAAAGAGTTCTTCCCCACCGGCGAGAACATCACCTCTGGTCATTTTGTAGTAGGAGACCACGATTGGTTACTCGAGTACTACCCCAATGGCTTGGACCCGAGCTGCGCCGACTACATTTCCGTCTATCTGACCCTTCTCTATGACTCCGATGTCGACGAGGAGGAAGTGGAGGTGAAGTTCAGTTTCAGTCTCATCAACCAGGTCGAGAAGCAGATGCCAACGTACATTCGTGGAACTAAAACTTACAGCTTCTCCAGCAGCGTTCCAATGTGGGGCATCGGCAAGTTCGTGAGAAGACGCACCCTTGAGCAGTCCCCGGATCTGATATGTGATTGTTTTACCATCCGTTGCGACATCATGGTTTGCAAGGACCCCAGAAGTAAGGATGATGCCGGTGGCACCCTGCCTGACATACACCAGCATTTTAGCAATCTCCTTGATGATAAGCTTGGTGCTGATGTGGCATTTGAGGTCGGCGGTGAGACGTTCGCCGCACACCGCTGCGTGCTCGCAGCCCGATCCACAGTGTTCAGGGCACAACTCTTTGGTCCCATGAAGGAGGGCACTGCCACGTCCAGCATCATACAGATCAAAGACATGGAAGCAAAAGTGTTCAGGGCTTTGCTTAGCTTCGTCTACACAGACTCATTCCCTGAGATGTACAAGGACATCATGGAGGAGAATCACATGATAGATTTTGAGGAACAAGAACAAGCAGATGAAGATGAAATGTCAGAAGCTGTGGAACCAGGACAAGATGAGCATGAAATTTGGCTGCAGGACTTGTTGGTAGCGGCAGACCGATATGATCTCCAGCGGCTCAAGTTCATCTGTGAAAAGCGGTTATCTGAGCGGATAGGTGTGAGCTCGGTGGCGTCCACTCTTGCTCTAGCTGAGAAGCATCATTGTCGTGGATTGAAAGAGGCGTGCTTGGAGTTTATCCAAGTCCAGTCTCCCTCGCGTTTGAAGAGAGTAATGGCGACTAATGGCTGGGAGCATATAATCACGACATATCCCTCTGTTCTGaacgagttcatcgccaagcttaTTGCTTCAAGGCGGAAGTAATGCTCATTCTGCATATATATGGTACGCATATTCCTTTGACCTCAAGTGACACTAAGCTGCATATATGGGATCCTCTAGAGAGAAGGTAGTCTCTGTGTGTGTTTTGCTTTTCTCTCTTCACTGTAAGAAATTTTTCTGTATGCTGAATCTGAAGAATCCAACATATGGACAAACTATCTCTTCATAGAATGGATAGTTTATCAATTCAGGTgcaagcatcaacattgatctgCATCACAGCAATGTGCAAGTTCCCCGCTAGTCTTTTAGTCCTCGTATATTTCTGTGCATTGATTGTGTCATACTTGCATTTGTTGTTTTTCTAGTAGCCTGAAAGTGTCCTTTGAAGTTGTGATTTCTAGACATCCCTGGTCTGGGTTAGCCATGAGTCCGTATTATGTGTGATTTACACGATATGCTGATGCTTGTTCTATTAGTCATTAATAATCCTGACATCCACTGTTGCATTAACATCTTTACATGAGCATCGTTTTCATGGTTGATTTCGAAATCTGCTTCTGTTTTCAGGGGAAGCAAAGCAATGGAGATACGTGCATGCACTAATACCCACCGGAGATGCTGTGACGAGATATGATCACTCCTGGTCCTGGGGCAGGGGTGTAAGCGGCGCGCTTCGTAGTTAATCTCAAGAGAAATTAGTTCTAGCTTGAGTTACACGGGTTTGTTGAAGTTGCACTAGTAGGCTGTCGCCTTAGCGGGACGCCGCTCTGCATCCTTACCCTGGAGGCAAAAGCTAGCAGAAAATCACTCACTGCTGGAACTGGTCCTGGTGAAGAAAAGAAACGAGGAGAATTGCTTGGGGCTGCTTGGCCTGAATGCCGCCGAGGGCTCCCCGTACCTCAAGGCCAAACACCAGCTGGTTCTGAAGACCACACACTAACTGGAAAATGCTTCTAGTACTATTATCTGTGTCTTATTCCGGAAATGAATTGTAGATGCTGGTAAATTATTTTTCACCACGTGTGTTAATTTCACATGAGATGCTATATGTATGTATGTACTGACCCAGTTGAAAGTAGTCAAACTCAGGTGTTAAAAccattcttttcttccttttccgtTTACCTCATGTCAATTGAACGCAAGGAGATGAAGATGGCAGAGCGCGTGGACGATGCGTATTTGCACAGGCAATTGACTTTTGTTGTGGTCATCTACTCTGGTTATTTAACAACAGGTCGTCCAAAAGCTGCTCATTGTTCAGTGCACGGAGAGGTAGTTGCTGTGATGCCTTGTTCGATTGTAACACTGCTCCCCAAATTCAGATAAGCTTCTCCTCTTCCATGTTCATGTTGACCACACAACCAAAATCCAGAAACTCAGCCTTCTATTTCTACAACTCTACCGCATGATAAGCATTCTCGGACACAGTAAAAACATTGTAAATTTATTTATTGCATCAAATGATCTTTCCTGAAAAAACAGACGGGGATATATTTCAAAAGGAAGATTGCGAAATAAATACTCCCTCTATCTGGAAATACTtgccggagaaatggatgtatctataattaaaatacgtctagatacatccatctctccgacaagtatttctggacgagGGAGTACGAGGCTAGAACAAATAAGTTATCGGCATATGGTACAATGGGGAGGGGATCACACTGTAAACCCAGACTCATAGATCACACTCTTAAGTAAGAAGAACAATCTGAGGGCAATGCCATTTTCAGCCCCGTAGAAAACGAGGTGAAATGATGGGATTCAGATGGCAAAATTCAAGCCAGCCATATAAATGCACCACGGCCTTATCCTGTACCTCCTCTCAGGATAAGCCCTTCCGAATTCTAGCATTCCATGTTTCAGAAAGCAAAAGAGCACGACGTCTCACAAACTTTTATTCCTaaagagaggaaaaaggaaaaacgaACTCCTCCAAAAGGTCGGTCAGATACTCTGTCCATTTATTCGACAGAACTGAAGCATTCATATTTCAGAACCTGGAAAACGCTCTACCAACTCGCagaaaagaatgaactagaaacaAAATATCAGGATTTATCACCTCTACTCAATCAGCCTTGTGGGACCAAGCTTCCTACCATTTCCGAATTACCTTGAATCATTATTTTTTGTGTTTCTAACACATGAACATATGCTGGTTGGTTCAAGTGCTAGAATCAAATATTCAAATACGCTAGATGAACTACCAATTCCAGGCCCTTTGGTTACAAGTCATCCAACTCTACTACTAGCTCcctagcaaaaaaaaaaaaaaaaaaaaagtgcACGCTGCACGGGAAGGTATTTTTGCTGCCTTGTTCGATTGTAACACTGTTCAGTGCACGCTGCACAGGAAGGCAGTTATTGCAAGTGAGTGCCAGTTCTTTAGAATTCTTCTCAGAACATGGTTTTTGTTTTTCAGCCACCAAAGACCAAACTTCAGTCCACCCTGTCTACATTTACGGAAAATAAAAATATACAAACCTGACATAAAAATcgttccgcaaaaaaaaaaagcagcTGATGAAAATCTGAACACATGCAACATACAGAAAGATTGTCTTTCCCCAAGTAGAGTTGCGGCTGGTAAACTGCAAAGGCAATATCCATCCAAGAGTTTGCAATCCTGGAACAGAGCAAAAGCTTTACACAGGTACCAGAACACTGGAAGTGATATCTGGTTCGACTAAACCCAAATGCATCATGGTGGTTTAGGAAAACATACCTTGTAGTCAGAGAGTATAATAACATCTTCAGGAAGAATTGGCCGGAAATATAGTCAACAAATCAATCAGCCCTACCTGAGCAGATGGCAAAATATAAGTAAAAGCACATATCATTGTACTAACTGAACTTTGTTGGAAACTAGCAATGAGAAAAGTGATTTGACTTTGTCAATTATTGGTACACGCTCCACCAAAGTACAAGTAGAAGTGTGCAAATAAAAGAGGACACAGAAATTGTAATAAGATGAAGATCCAATATAAGTGAATGCGAACAGTATATACCTCTAATTTCTTCTCAGGGATATGAACAATCTTGTTCCATTCAGCACCTTCCT
This window of the Triticum aestivum cultivar Chinese Spring chromosome 5D, IWGSC CS RefSeq v2.1, whole genome shotgun sequence genome carries:
- the LOC123123209 gene encoding BTB/POZ and MATH domain-containing protein 3, with amino-acid sequence MSSFAGVTVLDGHNQCHCEMSGVYASAGVDAGYHLLIVKGYSRTKEFFPTGENITSGHFVVGDHDWLLEYYPNGLDPSCADYISVYLTLLYDSDVDEEEVEVKFSFSLINQVEKQMPTYIRGTKTYSFSSSVPMWGIGKFVRRRTLEQSPDLICDCFTIRCDIMVCKDPRSKDDAGGTLPDIHQHFSNLLDDKLGADVAFEVGGETFAAHRCVLAARSTVFRAQLFGPMKEGTATSSIIQIKDMEAKVFRALLSFVYTDSFPEMYKDIMEENHMIDFEEQEQADEDEMSEAVEPGQDEHEIWLQDLLVAADRYDLQRLKFICEKRLSERIGVSSVASTLALAEKHHCRGLKEACLEFIQVQSPSRLKRVMATNGWEHIITTYPSVLNEFIAKLIASRRK